From Arcticibacter tournemirensis, one genomic window encodes:
- a CDS encoding DMT family transporter has product MNWILLIIAGLFEVGFTTCLGKAKETEGTASAFWIAGFFLSLSVSMFLLYKVTQTLPIGTAYAVWTGIGAVGTVIMGIIFFKEPADFWRLFFISTLICSIVGLKFVSN; this is encoded by the coding sequence ATGAACTGGATACTACTCATCATTGCAGGCCTTTTTGAAGTTGGATTTACTACCTGCCTCGGCAAGGCAAAAGAAACGGAAGGTACCGCTTCGGCATTCTGGATCGCAGGTTTTTTCCTCAGCCTTTCGGTCAGCATGTTTTTGCTCTACAAAGTAACTCAGACCTTACCTATAGGAACTGCCTATGCCGTATGGACAGGCATCGGCGCTGTTGGCACCGTGATTATGGGGATAATTTTCTTTAAAGAACCCGCAGATTTCTGGAGACTTTTCTTTATCAGCACCCTAATATGTTCGATAGTAGGCCTTAAGTTCGTGTCCAATTAG
- a CDS encoding trimeric intracellular cation channel family protein, with product MEMSVSYLIELLGVIVFTISGAFSAMQKRFDAFGVLIIGFVTALGGGTIRDVLIGYTPVSWMRTANLPLITLVTGILTIFFKQYIKNLKTTFIIFDAVGLGLFTMIGIQRGVAEGLSPEICIILGTITGSFGGVLRDILLNNIPQIFRKEIYATACIVGGIVYFLLISTFDKNIARLVTISLICGIRLVAVRYNLSMPKFYA from the coding sequence ATGGAAATGAGTGTCTCCTATTTAATAGAACTTCTGGGGGTTATAGTGTTTACTATCTCGGGAGCATTTTCTGCTATGCAAAAGCGTTTTGATGCATTCGGCGTGCTAATAATAGGATTTGTAACTGCACTTGGCGGAGGTACCATCCGCGATGTTTTAATTGGCTATACTCCCGTCAGCTGGATGAGAACCGCTAATCTTCCCTTGATAACCCTGGTTACCGGCATCCTTACAATCTTTTTTAAACAATATATTAAAAATCTTAAAACCACTTTTATAATCTTCGACGCGGTAGGTCTTGGATTGTTTACAATGATCGGGATCCAGAGAGGCGTTGCCGAAGGCTTAAGTCCCGAAATTTGTATCATTCTCGGTACCATAACCGGAAGCTTTGGAGGTGTGCTGAGAGATATCCTGTTAAACAATATTCCTCAGATCTTTAGGAAAGAGATATATGCTACTGCCTGTATTGTTGGAGGGATTGTCTATTTCCTGTTAATTAGCACCTTTGATAAAAACATCGCCAGGCTAGTTACTATCTCGCTCATTTGCGGAATTCGTCTCGTTGCGGTACGCTATAATCTTAGTATGCCTAAGTTTTACGCTTAA
- a CDS encoding inorganic phosphate transporter produces MVTTLLVIVVILAVLFDYINGFHDAANSIATVVSTKVLSPFQAVLWAALFNFAAYFYFDDHKVANTVAKTVVENFITMHVILAGLVAAITWNLFTWYYGIPSSSSHTLIGGFAGAGITYALLNGYTPVDALNLGYVFKILSFIVLAPIIGMIISVIITLIIINLSRWSKPSTAEKWFKRLQLVSSAALSFAHGGNDAQKVMGIIYVALVASNVIGSNDHMPEWVPIVCYSAIAFGTMSGGWRIVKTMGSRITKVTALEGVGAETAGAITLGITEHFAIPVSTTHTITGSIIGVGLTKRVSAVRWGVTINLIWAWVLTIPVSAILAGLVYLVINLFL; encoded by the coding sequence ATGGTTACAACCCTTTTAGTGATTGTCGTTATCCTGGCAGTTTTGTTCGATTATATCAACGGATTTCACGATGCGGCAAACTCCATTGCTACTGTAGTTTCTACAAAAGTATTATCGCCTTTTCAGGCTGTTCTTTGGGCTGCACTTTTCAATTTTGCAGCGTATTTCTATTTTGATGATCATAAAGTTGCCAACACTGTTGCAAAAACGGTAGTTGAGAACTTTATTACCATGCACGTGATTCTTGCCGGACTGGTAGCCGCCATTACGTGGAATCTCTTTACGTGGTACTACGGCATACCATCAAGCTCAAGCCATACTCTTATCGGAGGCTTTGCCGGCGCGGGGATTACCTACGCTTTATTAAACGGCTATACACCGGTAGATGCGCTGAATCTTGGTTATGTATTTAAGATCCTTTCTTTTATTGTACTTGCGCCAATCATAGGTATGATCATTTCCGTCATCATTACGCTAATCATTATTAATCTTAGCCGATGGTCGAAGCCTTCAACGGCAGAAAAATGGTTTAAACGACTGCAATTGGTTTCGTCAGCTGCTTTAAGCTTTGCTCACGGGGGAAATGATGCGCAAAAAGTAATGGGAATCATATATGTTGCTCTTGTTGCATCAAATGTGATAGGCAGTAATGATCATATGCCAGAGTGGGTTCCTATCGTTTGCTACAGTGCCATTGCTTTCGGGACAATGAGCGGGGGCTGGCGCATTGTGAAAACCATGGGTTCAAGGATTACTAAAGTAACAGCACTCGAAGGTGTAGGTGCCGAAACAGCAGGCGCTATAACGCTTGGCATAACCGAGCATTTTGCTATTCCAGTTTCAACGACACACACTATTACAGGATCTATAATTGGAGTAGGTTTAACTAAAAGAGTATCAGCAGTACGTTGGGGGGTTACTATTAACCTGATATGGGCCTGGGTATTAACCATTCCCGTATCCGCTATCCTTGCCGGCCTGGTTTATCTGGTTATCAATCTCTTCTTATAA
- a CDS encoding DUF47 domain-containing protein, which translates to MSLNSIFQYFVPKDRKFFPLFEKASGNLINLGEALNELVHTNDLNRKTELTKNIEDFEHVGDDITHQIFLEMGKNFITPFDREDIHALASAIDDIADFIHGSAARMQLYKITDNTVPVQKLSELILQGCQDLHKAVCELKNLKNIRVITDSCVRINSMENQADYVFDRAVADLFEYEQDAKLIIKYKEILSALETATDKCEDAANVLETILVKNA; encoded by the coding sequence ATGTCACTAAACAGCATTTTCCAATATTTCGTACCGAAGGACCGGAAATTTTTCCCTTTGTTTGAAAAGGCAAGCGGGAACCTGATTAACTTAGGAGAAGCTCTAAACGAACTTGTTCACACGAATGATTTAAACCGTAAGACGGAATTGACCAAGAACATTGAAGATTTTGAGCACGTGGGCGATGATATCACGCATCAAATCTTCCTTGAAATGGGAAAGAACTTCATTACTCCTTTTGACCGCGAAGATATCCATGCACTGGCTTCAGCGATCGATGATATAGCCGATTTCATTCACGGCTCTGCAGCAAGGATGCAATTATATAAAATTACCGACAATACAGTTCCTGTTCAGAAATTGTCGGAACTGATTCTTCAGGGATGCCAGGACTTACACAAAGCGGTATGTGAGCTAAAGAATTTAAAGAATATCCGTGTAATCACTGATTCTTGCGTGCGTATCAACAGCATGGAGAATCAAGCGGATTACGTGTTCGACAGAGCCGTTGCTGATCTTTTCGAATATGAGCAGGACGCAAAACTTATTATAAAATATAAGGAAATTCTTTCTGCACTTGAGACCGCTACGGATAAGTGCGAAGACGCAGCTAACGTTCTTGAAACAATCCTTGTTAAAAACGCCTAA